DNA sequence from the Actinomycetota bacterium genome:
AGATGTGCAACAGGCCGTCACGACCGGGAAGAATGTTGATGAACGCACCGAACTTGGTGATGTTCACGACTTCGCCGTCGTAGTCCTTGCCGACCTCGGCCTCCGGTGGGAAGGCCATCTGCAGGACCCGTTCCTTGGCGGCGGCGAGAGAATCACCGTCGGGAGACCCGATTCGGACGATACCTTCTGCGCCATCCTCCTCGATCTCGATGGAAGCTCCGGTCTCCTCTTCGAGCTCGCGGATGTGCTTGCCCTTCGGGCCGATGATCTCACCGATCTTGTCCTTGGGGATCCGCACCGCTTCGATCCTCGGAGCCCACTCGTTGAGCTCGGTTCGCGGGCCTTCGATCGCCTCATGCATGACATCCAGGATCGCCAGACGAGCATCCTTCGCCTGCTGGAGGGCACCCGCGAGAACCGCGGATGGCAGTCCCTCGATCTTCGTGTCCAACTGCAACGCGGTGATCACGTCGGCGGTTCCCGCAACCTTGAAGTCCATGTCGCCGAGCGCGTCCTCTGCGCCGATGATGTCGGTGAGCGTGACGAACTTGCCATCCACCGAGATCAGACCCATCGCGATACCCGCGACAGGCTCGGAGATCGGCACACCGGCATCCATGAGCGACAGACTCGAAGAGCAGACCGACGCCATCGACGTCGACCCATTGGACGACAGCACCTCGGAGACGAGACGCAGCGCATAGGGGAATTCGTCACTCGTCGGAACGACGGGAAGCACGGCCTTCTCGGCAAGAGCACCATGACCGATCTCACGACGCTTCGGGCCGCGCATGAATCCTGCCTCACCGACCGAGAACGGCGGGAAGTTGTAGTGGTGCATGTACCGCTTGCTCTCCTCGATGGCGAGCGTGTCGAGCATCTGTTCCATCTTGAGCATTCCGAGGGTCGTGATGTTCAGCACCTGGGTCTCACCGCGTTCGAACAGGCCGGAGCCGTGCGTGCGAGGTACCAGACCCACTTCCGCGCTCAGTGGCCGTATGTCACTCGGACCGCGTCCGTCCAAACGGACACCTTCATCGACGACCCGCCGACGCATCATGGTCTTCTCGAGCTTCTTCAGGGCCTTCTTTGCGGCAGCCTGATCTTCTTCGTCCAGGCCGAGCTCGGCGATGACTTCCTCGGCGACGCGGCGCTCCGCGACGCTGCGCTCATGCTTCCCGGGGATACGGATCACGTCCGCGAGCTTCGGGGCGGCTGCAGCTTCGACCCGCGCGTACAGCTCGTCGGCGAAGTCGACGGCGATCGGCCACTCGATCTCGGGGACATCGACCTGCTCGATGAGTTGAAGCTGAAGATCGATGATCTCCGCTATCGGTGCCTTGGCTTCTTCGAGGCCTCGTGTGACCGTGTCCTCGTCTGAAGGCTGCTGTCCATCGGCGATGAGACGCAGGCCGTTCTCGGTGGCGCCCGCCTCTACCATCATGATGTCGATCTCGCCCTGGCCGTTTCGGCGTCCGGCGACCGTCAACTCGAAGACACATCCTTCGAGATCCTGGTAGGTCGGGTTGACGATCCATCGACCGTCCTTGAGCCCGAGCTTGACCGCACCGATGGGACCCTCGAACGGGATGCCGCTGATCATCAGCGCCGCGGACGCTCCGTTGAGCGAGATGATGTCGTATGGGTTCTCCCCGTCGACGGACAGGATCGTCGAAACGACCTGTGTCTCACAGCGAAAACCGTCGGCGAACGATGGCCGCAGCGGACGATCGATGAGCCGGCAGGTCAAGATCGCCTGCTCGGTGGGCCGGCCCTCACGACGGAAGAACGATCCGGGGATCTTGCCCGCTGCGTACATGCGCTCTTCTACGTCGACGGTCAGGGGAAAGAAGTCGATTCCCTCCCGAAGGCGTTCGTTGGCGGTGGCGGTGACCAGAACGGCGGTGTCGCCCGTCTGCATGGTCACCGAACCGTTTGCTTGACCGGCGAGTTTGCCGGTTCCGATGACGACCTCGCGGCCGCCTATTGACCCGCGTACGGTGATTTCTGACACGCGTGTCTCCCTTTCCGGGGAGGCAGACCAATTACCAGTTGGCGGCCCTCTTGCACAGGGTTGTCAACTGACAACTGGACGCACATCCCCACTTGTCGTCATTATCCCTCTCAGGGATTCGGAGAAACCGCCTCCGACCGGCCGTTCGACTTTCGAACGGAGAGGGAGCGACATCCGTCGCTCCCCACAAATCTACCGTCGCAACCCAAGGCGTGCGATCACGGCGCGGTATCGCTCCACATCCTGCCTTCGCAGGTAGTTGAGCAGCCGACGCCGCTGACCCACCATCATCAGGAGGCCTCTGCGGCTGTGATGATCGTGTTTGTGCTCACGCAGATGCTCGGTCAGATGGTTGATACGTTCGGTGAGCAGAGCGACCTGGACCTCGGGGGAACCGGTGTCGCTGTCATGCTGACCGTACTCTTCGATGATGGTTTTCGTGTCCTTCATTCACACACGCGCACAGATAGGGGGTACGAGGAACGGACGGGAGTGTAACACCTTCGCCGGGTACCGGAACAATCATGAGTCACGGTCGACTCCCCAGCAGCGCTTCCGCCTCGACCTCCACCTTCCACGCGGGATCGAGGAGGCCGGCCACGACCACCATCGTTGCCACCGGAGCTGCGGCACCGAACAGCTCGGCATGCGCCCTGCCTACGTCGTCGGCATCGGCGGGGTCGGTCAGGAACATTCGCGTGCGCACGACATCATTCGCCGTCGCACCGGCAGCTTCCAGCGATGCAATGACGATCGCTCCGCAGCGCCGCATCTGCTCGTATGCGGTCGAGGCCACCGGCCCATCCTCGGCAGGGATCGGCGCGGTGCCGGCGACCAGCACCCTGTCGCCGACTCTGACGGCACGGGAGAATCCATAGGCGGGCTCGTACGGGGACCCGGAGTGAAAGTGGTCTCTCATGATCCCTCCAGCATCGCTCTCGCCTTGGCTATGTCCAGTCCGATCTGCGCGACGAGTTCGTCCGCGCCGACAAACCGTTGCTCGTCCCGAACGCGACCGACGAAGTGCAGCGTCATCGACTCACCGTAGAGGGTTGGCGCCACATCGAGAAGATGTGCCTCCACGACGCGCTCCGTTCCTGCAAACGTCGGACGCACGCCAATGTTGGCGACGGCGGGATGTGTCTTCTCGTGGACGGTCGCCCACACGGCGTAGACACCGTTCGCCGGAATGAGCAGCTCTTCGGGAACGTCGAGATTCGCCGTCGGATAGCCAAGGTCACTCCCCCGTCCGTCACCGCCGGCAACCGTGCCCGGCAACTCGAACAACCGGCCCAGTGCATCGGCCGCAGCTTCCACCTCACCTCGGGCCAGCATTCCACGGATGGCCGTGGAGGACAGCGTCGCACCGTCTCCGCGAAGCAGATCGACCGCATCGACCTCGAACCCGAGCCGAGCCCCTGCGGATCGCAGCGTGTCCACGCCCCCCGAGCGATCCACCCCGAACCGGAAGTTCGAGCCGACAACCACGAGTCTGGCGTGTAGGGCATCGACCAGAACCCGGCGGATGAACTCCTCCGGACGCATCTGCCGAACCTGGTCGAACGGAAGCACTCCGGCAACGTCCACACCGAGATGCTCGAGGATGTCGAGACGGCGCTCCATCGTCGTGAGCATCTTCGGCGCTCTCGCGGGGTCCAGAACCGCCATGGGATGACGATCGAAAGTGAGGACGACCCTGCGACGCGCACCGAGGGACACGCCCATGGTCTCGAGATCCTCGATGACTCTCTGATGACCCCGATGCACCCCGTCGTAGACGCCGATCGTCACCGCAGAACCCGTCGAAGGCAGTGACCACCGCACCGGATCGCCGTACAGGACCTTCACGCGACCACCACTTCCGGGCTCCACACGCGACCCTGGGAGCGATACACGGCCAGGAGGTCCCCACCCGGGTCGAGTATCCGAACATCGGTTTCCATCGGCGTGCCTGCGGCAAAGGTTCCGACGGGGAACTGCATGCCGTGGCGAACCGCCACGGACGTCCTGTCGTCGACGTGCACGGCAGGGAGGTCCTTGAGGCCGTCCGCCATCGAGATCACACCATGGTCCGGAGCCGCCTCCACAACTTGCTCGATCGTTAGTGCATCCCGATCCGCATCCATCCACCCGACCTGTGTCCTTCGCAGAGCCGCGATGTGCGCTCCCCCGCCGAGTGCCTGGCCGAGATCCGCGCCGAGGGTCCGGATATAGGTCCCGCTCCCGCATCGCACCCGCAGCGTGGCTTCCGGATATGGGCCAGGAGCGAAATCGAGCACATCGATACCGTAGACCTCCACCGTCCGTGCAGCCCGCTCGACCTCCTTGCCCTCCCTGGCGAATTCGTACAACCGTCGGCCGCCAACCCGAACGGCGGAAACCATCGGCGGCACCTGTGCTATCACACCGACGAAACGTCCGACCACACCCCGCAGTTCCGCTTCTTCGAACGGCATCGGCTCTCGCCACAGAATCGCCCCATCGGCGTCGAGCGTGTCGGTGGTGATCCCGAAAACGACCCTGGCAACGTATTCCTTCGGATATGCCTGTATGAAGCGCAGCAACCTGGTGGCTCTTCCGAGGCCGAGAACGAGCAGTCCGGTGGCGGAAGGGTCCAGGGTTCCTCCGTGACCGACCTTCCTCTGCTGGATGATCCCACGGACTTTCGCGACGACATCGTGCGATGTCCACCCGGAAGCCTTGTCGATCGGCAGGAACCCGTTGATCACAGTCTCGCCTTGATCGCCGCCATGATCGCGCCCGGTGGCCCCGTGTGCGAGAAACCGGCGGCGTTGTGGTGTCCTCCCCCACCGTACGCGGAAGCGATCGAGCCGACATCGACCACACCCCGCGAACGAAGACTCGCCTTGAAGGTACCGTCGGCCAGCTCCTTGATCAGCACGGCGACTGCCGCCTCCCAGGCAACACGGACTGCATCGATGAGAGGATCCGTATCCTCCATCCCGATCCCCCAACGGGTCAGATCCTCCTGGTACAACACCGACCAGACGATGTCCCCGTCGAGTTCCGCACGGGCAAGCACATCGCCCTCGAGCTTGAGGAATGAGAAGGGAACCCGCTCGTACATGTTCTGACCGATGACCTCGGGACGCGCTCCTGCCTCGATCAGTTCGGCCGCGATGCGCAGCGCCTCCGGCGACGTGTTCGAATACTGGAAACGCCCGGTGTCGGTGACGATGCCCGTCAGAAGCGCCGTCGCAACCGACTCGTCGATCGGCCATTCGAGTTCGCGAAGCAGTCGAAACACGATCTCCGCCGAGGCGGCGGCGTCGGCGTCGATCACGTTGATGTCTCCGAAACCTGGATTCGACACGTGGTGATCGATCACGATGAGACACCCCGACGACGTTGCCGACGGCACGAGATTCCCGAGACGATCCAAAGATGCGGCATCGATGCTCACCATGACCTCGGGCTGCGCCGGAAACTCTTGCGGCGGCACGAGGACCTCCAACGGGAGGTAGTCGTAGATCGGGGGCAAGACGAACGGCTCGCCGAACGATACGACGCAGGCCCGGCCCGCCAGGAGCGCGGAGGCCGCGAAGCCGAGCGCAGAACCGATGGCGTCCCCGTCCGGACCGACATGGCATGCCACAGCGATGTGCGACGCGTCCCTCAACTCGGCGACGGCGGCCTCGAGCGAGATCATGATGGTTCGCTCTTGTTCGCTATCTGCCTGAGAAGGTTGGAGATCTTCGCTCCCTCAACGATGGCGTAGTCGGGAGAGAACACGATCTCGGGCGTGTACTTGAGTCGGACACGATGACCGACCTCGCCGCGCACATGCCCGGCGGCCGCTTCGAGCGCCGCCGCGCACGCCTCGTGCTCCTCGGCAGATCCCAACACGGAGTAGTAGACGTGAGCGGTGCGGAGATCGGGGGTCGTCTCGACCCCGGTGATCGTCACGAACCCGAGTCTCGGGTCCTTCAGGCTCAGCACGATCTCGGCGATCTCATGCAGAAGCATCGAGTTCACCCGGCGAAGTCGTGGGCTCGGCGGATGGCTCAAGACTCCTCCAGATACGACATGGCCACCTCGAGGACTTCGACGTCGTCGCGGCGCTCGATGCGACGCCGTATTGCTCCTGCCTGCCTGAGCAGTTCCGCATGATGACCCGACACGAGAGCCACTCCGATCGTCGACCGTTGCCACTGGTCCTGAAAGTCGACTTCCGCGACCGAGACACCGAAGGTGCGCCGCACGTCGTCGAGGAGCGGCCGCAGAACGCCCCGCTTCGCCTTCAGGGACCGGGCCAGCGGGATCCGGAGCTCGATGCGGAGTGCTGATGCATGCATGCCGTCACTGCCGGGCGACTTCCTTCAGCACGTAGGCCTCGATCACGTCGCCTTCCTTCACGTCGCTGAAGCGGTCGAGACCGATGCCACATTCATAACCGGCCGCCACCTGCCTGACGTCGTCCTTGAAGCGACGCAGAGAATCGATCGTCCCGTCGTAGACGACGATGCCGTCGCGAAGCAGTCTCGCTCGGGCCCCTCTCAGGATCTCGCCTTCGGTGACGTAACTTCCTGCGATGTTGCCGGCCCGAGGAACCTTGAACACGGCTCGCACCTCGGCGGAGCCGAGCACCTGCTCGATCTCCTCCGGGGCGAGACGTCCCACCAACATCTGTTCGATCTCGTCGAGTAGCTCGTAGATGACGCGATACGTCCGAATCTCGATATTCTGTTTTTCGGCCGCGCGACGCGACTTGGCGTCCGGGCGAACGTTGAACCCGATGATCACCGCTTCTGTGACATCGGCGAGGCTGACATCATTCTCCGTGATTCCGCCCACGGCCCCGTGGATGGTCACGATCTTTCCGCCTTCTCTCCCGATCTTCGCGATGGCGTCACGGATCGCTTCGAGAGATCCGTGCGCATCGGCCTTGATGATCAGTCGCAGTTCGGCCTCGTCCGCGTTCCTGAGCTGTTCGAGCAGCAGTGCGAGCCGCTCCCGAGCCGTGGGAATCACGGAGTCCGCCAGTTTGAGCTCATCTTCGACCTTCGCGGCTTTGGACCGGGCCTCACGCTCGCTGGAGACGACCTCGAACCAGTCCCCGGCAGTGGGCACGGATTCCCAGCCCATCACCAGCGCCGGTGTGCCCGGCGTCACTTCTTTCACCTGCTTGCCGTTCTCGTCGAGCATGGCGCGGACTCGTCCCGACACCGCACCGGATACCAGAGCGTCGCCTCGACGCAACGTGCCTCGCTGCACGATGACGGTCGCGACGGGACCACGGCCTTTGTCCAGGTTGGATTCGATGACCGCGCCCGATGCGGGAGCGTTCGGGTTCCCTTTGAACTCCTCGACTTCCGAGATCAGATCGATCATCTCGAGCAGCTGGTCGATACCCAGGCCTTCCTTGGCGGAGATCTCGACAGTGACCGTATCGCCACCGAGTTCCTCTGCGACGAGGCCGTACTCGGTGAGCTGAGCACGAACCCTTTCGGGGTCGGCCCCGGGAAGATCGATCTTGTTCAGCGCCACGATGATGTCCACGCCCGCAGCTTGCGCGTGGCTGATCGCCTCGGCGGTCTGCGGCATGACACCGTCTTCGGCGGCAATCACGAGAACGACGATGTCGGTCACGTTCGCTCCCCTGGCCCGCATCGCGGTGAACGCCTCGTGACCGGGCGTATCGATGAACGTGATCTTCTTGCCGCCTCTCGACACCTGATAGGCGCCGATGTGCTGCGTGATCCCGCCGGCTTCTCCGGCGACCACATTCGCCGAGCGGATCTTGTCCAGAAGGGTGGTCTTGCCGTGATCGACATGGCCCATCACCGTCACGACAGGTGGGCGAGGTACCAGGTCCTTCGGATCATCTTCGAAGACCGGCGCCGCAGGGGAAGGTGCGGGGGACTCCTCCGCCGCCTCCTCGACAAGGACGGTCACGCCGAGCTCTTCTGCGACGAGCTCGATGGCATCTGCGGGCATCGGTGAGCCTGCCCCGGCCATCTCCCCCATCAGGAGCAACGCCTTGACGACGTCACCGGTCGGCACGCCGATCGCCTCTGCGAATGCTCCGACGCTGATTCCCGGTTCGACGATGATCGGTGCCGCTTCGGGCGTCCCGGCCTCGGGCTCGGGCGTCCCGGCCTCGGGCTCGGGCGTCCCGGGCTCGGGCGTCTCGGCCTCGGGCTCGGGACCGGTGGCCTCCTCGGGACCGGTGGCCTCCCCGACTTCTTCGAACGAAGCGATGATCAGCTTCACTGCCGCCTCGTCGACTGCGGACGA
Encoded proteins:
- the truB gene encoding tRNA pseudouridine(55) synthase TruB produces the protein MINGFLPIDKASGWTSHDVVAKVRGIIQQRKVGHGGTLDPSATGLLVLGLGRATRLLRFIQAYPKEYVARVVFGITTDTLDADGAILWREPMPFEEAELRGVVGRFVGVIAQVPPMVSAVRVGGRRLYEFAREGKEVERAARTVEVYGIDVLDFAPGPYPEATLRVRCGSGTYIRTLGADLGQALGGGAHIAALRRTQVGWMDADRDALTIEQVVEAAPDHGVISMADGLKDLPAVHVDDRTSVAVRHGMQFPVGTFAAGTPMETDVRILDPGGDLLAVYRSQGRVWSPEVVVA
- the infB gene encoding translation initiation factor IF-2, producing MAKQRIYELARELGRESKLVLARAAELGIDVKTASSAVDEAAVKLIIASFEEVGEATGPEEATGPEPEAETPEPGTPEPEAGTPEPEAGTPEAAPIIVEPGISVGAFAEAIGVPTGDVVKALLLMGEMAGAGSPMPADAIELVAEELGVTVLVEEAAEESPAPSPAAPVFEDDPKDLVPRPPVVTVMGHVDHGKTTLLDKIRSANVVAGEAGGITQHIGAYQVSRGGKKITFIDTPGHEAFTAMRARGANVTDIVVLVIAAEDGVMPQTAEAISHAQAAGVDIIVALNKIDLPGADPERVRAQLTEYGLVAEELGGDTVTVEISAKEGLGIDQLLEMIDLISEVEEFKGNPNAPASGAVIESNLDKGRGPVATVIVQRGTLRRGDALVSGAVSGRVRAMLDENGKQVKEVTPGTPALVMGWESVPTAGDWFEVVSSEREARSKAAKVEDELKLADSVIPTARERLALLLEQLRNADEAELRLIIKADAHGSLEAIRDAIAKIGREGGKIVTIHGAVGGITENDVSLADVTEAVIIGFNVRPDAKSRRAAEKQNIEIRTYRVIYELLDEIEQMLVGRLAPEEIEQVLGSAEVRAVFKVPRAGNIAGSYVTEGEILRGARARLLRDGIVVYDGTIDSLRRFKDDVRQVAAGYECGIGLDRFSDVKEGDVIEAYVLKEVARQ
- a CDS encoding bifunctional oligoribonuclease/PAP phosphatase NrnA, whose protein sequence is MISLEAAVAELRDASHIAVACHVGPDGDAIGSALGFAASALLAGRACVVSFGEPFVLPPIYDYLPLEVLVPPQEFPAQPEVMVSIDAASLDRLGNLVPSATSSGCLIVIDHHVSNPGFGDINVIDADAAASAEIVFRLLRELEWPIDESVATALLTGIVTDTGRFQYSNTSPEALRIAAELIEAGARPEVIGQNMYERVPFSFLKLEGDVLARAELDGDIVWSVLYQEDLTRWGIGMEDTDPLIDAVRVAWEAAVAVLIKELADGTFKASLRSRGVVDVGSIASAYGGGGHHNAAGFSHTGPPGAIMAAIKARL
- a CDS encoding polyribonucleotide nucleotidyltransferase, with product MSEITVRGSIGGREVVIGTGKLAGQANGSVTMQTGDTAVLVTATANERLREGIDFFPLTVDVEERMYAAGKIPGSFFRREGRPTEQAILTCRLIDRPLRPSFADGFRCETQVVSTILSVDGENPYDIISLNGASAALMISGIPFEGPIGAVKLGLKDGRWIVNPTYQDLEGCVFELTVAGRRNGQGEIDIMMVEAGATENGLRLIADGQQPSDEDTVTRGLEEAKAPIAEIIDLQLQLIEQVDVPEIEWPIAVDFADELYARVEAAAAPKLADVIRIPGKHERSVAERRVAEEVIAELGLDEEDQAAAKKALKKLEKTMMRRRVVDEGVRLDGRGPSDIRPLSAEVGLVPRTHGSGLFERGETQVLNITTLGMLKMEQMLDTLAIEESKRYMHHYNFPPFSVGEAGFMRGPKRREIGHGALAEKAVLPVVPTSDEFPYALRLVSEVLSSNGSTSMASVCSSSLSLMDAGVPISEPVAGIAMGLISVDGKFVTLTDIIGAEDALGDMDFKVAGTADVITALQLDTKIEGLPSAVLAGALQQAKDARLAILDVMHEAIEGPRTELNEWAPRIEAVRIPKDKIGEIIGPKGKHIRELEEETGASIEIEEDGAEGIVRIGSPDGDSLAAAKERVLQMAFPPEAEVGKDYDGEVVNITKFGAFINILPGRDGLLHISKIDAKRRVDRVEDYLALGDKVKVVVREVDRMGKVNLDLAAEIEPKPDAKLGAERHGNDRGGDRDRDRDRDRGRGGDRGRGGDRGRGGDRDRDRDRGRGGDRDRG
- a CDS encoding RidA family protein — protein: MRDHFHSGSPYEPAYGFSRAVRVGDRVLVAGTAPIPAEDGPVASTAYEQMRRCGAIVIASLEAAGATANDVVRTRMFLTDPADADDVGRAHAELFGAAAPVATMVVVAGLLDPAWKVEVEAEALLGSRP
- a CDS encoding DUF503 domain-containing protein encodes the protein MHASALRIELRIPLARSLKAKRGVLRPLLDDVRRTFGVSVAEVDFQDQWQRSTIGVALVSGHHAELLRQAGAIRRRIERRDDVEVLEVAMSYLEES
- a CDS encoding bifunctional riboflavin kinase/FAD synthetase, coding for MRWSLPSTGSAVTIGVYDGVHRGHQRVIEDLETMGVSLGARRRVVLTFDRHPMAVLDPARAPKMLTTMERRLDILEHLGVDVAGVLPFDQVRQMRPEEFIRRVLVDALHARLVVVGSNFRFGVDRSGGVDTLRSAGARLGFEVDAVDLLRGDGATLSSTAIRGMLARGEVEAAADALGRLFELPGTVAGGDGRGSDLGYPTANLDVPEELLIPANGVYAVWATVHEKTHPAVANIGVRPTFAGTERVVEAHLLDVAPTLYGESMTLHFVGRVRDEQRFVGADELVAQIGLDIAKARAMLEGS
- the rbfA gene encoding 30S ribosome-binding factor RbfA, which encodes MLLHEIAEIVLSLKDPRLGFVTITGVETTPDLRTAHVYYSVLGSAEEHEACAAALEAAAGHVRGEVGHRVRLKYTPEIVFSPDYAIVEGAKISNLLRQIANKSEPS
- the rpsO gene encoding 30S ribosomal protein S15 — its product is MKDTKTIIEEYGQHDSDTGSPEVQVALLTERINHLTEHLREHKHDHHSRRGLLMMVGQRRRLLNYLRRQDVERYRAVIARLGLRR